gcaatggggttaaatgacttgcccaaggccacacagctaggtaattattaagtgtctgagaccagatttgaacccaggtactcctgactccaaggccagtgctttatccactgcaccacctagccgccccctctttttctttcttttcccttctttccttttttctttttccttttcttttcttctatttttccctttctttgcttttctcttttcctgcatttcttttcctttcttgctctttctttttcttcctttctgtcttgcttttcctttcttcattccttctatctttctttcccttttttcttttcctttcttttttctatcttttccttccatttttctttccctccctttcttttcctttcttgctctttgttttccttcttttcttttccttcttcctttctttttctctttctattttccttttttcctttcctttctcttcttgctctttcttttcttaatttccttcttttctttcttcttttttctatcttttccttattttcttttccttttcctctcttccttttttctctatctttctgtctcttttttcttttccttcccatctgtgtctttctttcccttactttcttttcctttcttcctttcttttttctctttctatttttcctttttctttcatcttttctttttcttttccttcctttctttctatatctttctttcctttccattcttttccagtcttgtttgttttctttcttttgccttcctttctttccccttctttcttttcctttttcttcctttctttcatgtttcttttgtaAGTCTAATCAATTAGacattgttttcctaattgaaaaatatgattctgagaaggaatccagGCAGCTAGGGAGTATAATATATAGGGCTAGGGGCCTGGACTCAGTAAGACcccattcaaatctggtctcagatacttactcagACCCTAGGCAGATTTcatcaccctgtttgcctcagtttctgcatctgttaaataagccaaagaaggaaatggcaaaccactccaatatctttgccaagaaaactccaaaaggagtctcattttattgttgtgttttcaattatgtttgactctttgtggtcTCATTTATAGTAAGTGCTGCATAaatgataactattattattaaataaggGGAGATCCAGTTGCTTAGAATGGAGGTAGAAATATAGAAAGGGAGAGTTTACTTCTAACTAGAAGAGTTACAGAATAATTACATTTCTATTTGAAACTTGTAACTAGAAGGAATgggtggagagaagggaaggaggaaggaaagcaaagaggaagaaaggaagggagggaaaggagagaaagaagaaaactgtgaGGAAGGAGGAATGAGAGGGaacaagggaagaaaagagatttattaagtgtctactttgTGTAAATCATTGTTCTAAGTATTTAGAAGAATAAGATGTCACCtgattctttgtgtgtgtgtgtgtgtgtgtgtgtgtgtgtgtgtgtgtgtgtgtgtagagataGGTGTAGAAAGCAAAATATTTGGAAGTTTCATTACAAGTCAGAAGCAAAGGTCCAGTGTCCCGTAGCATCAGAAGGCTAATAGTAATGCATTTTCCAGTGATAAAGCCACATTCATCTCTGATTTGAATTTGGGTGGTTAGCTCTTTCTTTGTCAGGGTGGGGGGGGAAGCTGCAGCCCCTGCAGAGGCTGGTGGCCAGGTCCCCCCTCCTCAGTGGTCAAACACAGGAGATGGGTGGAGGCACAGCTAGTGGTTCCTGCTGTTCCTGAGGTTCTTAGATTTAGACTCCTGGGCTGTTTCCATAGGGGTCTGATTGGACATTGTAGGTGAAGGAGGTGGCAGTGGTTTGACCTCCTCGCCATTTGAAACTTGTAACTAGCCCATTGTTGCTGATCATCAGTtgatcagaaaacatttattaagtgactggaatggggagagacttgaggcaggcagccATTAGCaggtattgcaataatccaggagTGAAGGAATAATGGGCTACATTcaagatgggggaagggggaagatgcTGCAAAGGTGAGGTGAAGTGAGGGCTCTTGACAATAGCTTGGATAGAAAGGGTGAGAGATAGTAAAGGACCCAGATGATGTCAAGGTTGGATGCTTGAGGAGTGATCAGGCTGGTGCCAAActctacagtaatagggaaggaaggaatgggggaGTGTTTAGGGGGAAAGATTGAGTTGGGAAAAAAAGTTGGGCTTGGACCACAGTGACTTTCAGATGTCTCCTGGACAACTGTCTGAAAGGCAATTGGAGAAGGGAGATTGAGGGTCAGCAGGGCTGTTCCACAGAGGTTCAAGGGATGACTTGGGTATGTTTTTCCCCCAAGCAACCCTTTTGTATAAAACCAAAATGAAGGAATCTCCTCTTTCATGTTTTAGAAAATCTCATTAGAAGCTTAGTAGTATTGTAACTAAAGACAATGTGATCCAGTGCAAATTATATTGTCTTTAGTTATTGTCaccagaggatctgagttcatgtCCTGGCTCTGttacttgtgtgacctttgggctAGTGTAAAAGATGTAAAATCTGGGATTGTCTCTAGTCTTTTCCAGGGCTAACATCAAATATGATCTTACGACCTGTATTTCAAagcaggtatatatatatgtatatatatatatatatatatatatatatatatatatatatatatatgtaatatatatatatatatatagatatatatatagatatatatatatatattttcctgtttctttataTATACTTGACTGCCACCATAAGATGCCTTTATCTGCACAGGAATTCATTACCTATCCAATCAATAAGAATCAGGGTAGTGATTGCTTTTTTACAGAAGTGGAATATCCATAGAAGATGATGCTGGTCTCCAAGTCTAGGCTCAAGGTTGTGGTCCTGGTGTTGGCTCCACACTGGTGCTTGCCCTGATCCCCTCACACCTACACCACTGCCCTAGCTGTGGGTGGGTCTGCTGCCtacagtctctccccactctagtcCACCCCTGGTTCAGCCACTAGAATGATTTTTCAAGTTGCTTAACTTGTCCAAGCATCAGTTTCCTCCCATATATGAGCATATTCCTGGAATTTCCTACCCCACAAAGCTGTTGTGAAGACAGGgcagctaaccctaaccctaaccctaacctcaAGGTCATTgtcagaaggactggagttcaaatcctgtctgacACTTGCCTCTTACTAGccaaccttggataagtcactttaaaccctgattgtctcacatctaggGCTCTGTCCacgattcatatctagccactagacctagatgactctggaggagaaagtaagactggtaacttagcccagttcccctcacttaaatccaattcatgtgcttgtcatggcatcatttcccagCTCACTCTccctttgagagtgaaggacacaCATTATTATTGTGAAGACCATAGAAGATGtggaagagctttaaaaaccATAAAACAGACTAAAGCTCTTCAGAAACCTTGAAGACACCCTAGCAGAGAGGCTAAGAACCTTTGTCCTTGGATTCCCTGGAACGTACAAGTAAGACTCTATATGACATGCTTTAGATGCTAATTGATAAGAGTCTCATTAGCCAGAATTTCCTGTGTTGACAGCACCAAAGGGCATGGAGCAGGGGCTTGATGTACAGACCATGGTCTGGAGTGACTTCTGTAGGAGGGAAACACTGTAAGCCCAGAGAATTTCTGGTGTTTGGCAAGTGGCTGCTCATTGGCTTATTATTGATAGTGTGTTAGCCACCTGAGAAATTCTGATCAGCTCTCTTGTTTGTAGAGAGTGGAATGAGAAGATTGATAGGATTATTGATAGATTGTAGTTAAAGTCATAATTGATTATACCCACTTAAAAAAACCCCTTGTAAGTCAAGTGGCTTATCGATGAAAGGTCTTTGAATTATTAACAAGTGGAGTTCCCGAGAGGAAGAGAAGCAGCAAGTTTTGCTAGCCTGGACAAGACAGAAGAAAGCAGTCGCTGGAGGGGCCACCAGAGAGCCTGGCTTCGAGGGCTGACCCTGAGACCAACCTAAATCACTTCTCTCTAAGCCAATGTCTTCTTTAAAGGAGAGATGTTTTTACCGCCTGATGCCTCATAGGACTGTTGTGAAGAAAGTGAATTGAAGCACTGTGTACAAAAGGGGAGCTATTATTAAGAGTGGGTGTGAAAACTGTACACTCAGGTACATTAGTAAATAGTCATAAGGAAATCATgaataatcaaaattaaaaatctgTGCATATGGGTCATTAGTAAAAAACAGTGCTCGGCTCAGtatgaaaaggagaaataagaagGTTCTTGCAGAATTTCTCTTCCCACAGACCAGAATAACAAGCAGGGTACCTCTCATTGACCAAAAGGTGAAAGTAACAGAAAATGGTTAGGGCTGATGGACTTCAGTTCCGATCCCATACACCCCCATGATGCAGAGGAGAAATGAGGCCCAGGCAGTCAGAGACAGCAACCCAACATGAAGCCACCCACATCTCCTGACTCTTCACCCCATGCTCTCTGCTTCTGCTCACTGAATCAGGTTCTGCTCCACCACAGTCAATGAGGATGCTGTGCCTGGACCGAGCAGAGAGGAAGCCTTTGTGGTCCTCCTAGGACCTCAGTTGTTTCTATCAATACTTGATAGTCATTACTGATgcttggaaaagcaactgacatACTTCCAGATTCTTAGATTCAGAGAAAGCCTGGAAAAGAATCTAAAAATTTCCTAAGGAAAACTTTCCCTAGATCACatgtcatttaaattctttttttttcttttttttctttccaaagattTTCAGTTTAAATCTTGGAGGTTTGTTCACTGTGGTCCTAAATGGCTATGATATGGTAAAAGAATGTCTTGTCCATCAAAGTGAAATTTTTGCAGACAGACCTGCTCTCCCGTTGTTCAAGAAGCTGACCAAAATGGGAGGTATGTGTATTTTTCAACTATTAAGGActtattaaaatatcttaagCCATTTGGTTTGAGAAAACATAGTCTACAACACGAGCAACTCAAAGTACTCTGCAATACAGTTGGGTAAGTGAGAAGTGATTTgtaaaaatgcttagcacagggtctgtGTGGATGCTTtataaagactttttttcccttcctctcttcccttggGAACTCTCTCTGAGTTGTAGTTTCCTTTTgtgggaaatgaaaataatatttgcacAACTTTTTGGTGGGTTTATTGTCAGTATCAGATGCCATAATATAGGTCAACTTCTTCATAATCTTAAGCAGCATTTAAATCCTAAGTGgctattaaaattattatacttttttACTATAGATCATCCCAAGTTACTTATTCAAAGAAAACAGATGGTTTAAGTCAGTTCAACATATGTCATTGTCCCCTTATTACAGTGAAAAGATCATGATCTACACTCTTCAGGAATATTTACTCTAataggggaaatgacttgtatgcAAATAGCTTCATACAAAAGGTATAGGAAGTAAaaatgagaagtattttgtaacttGATTAAGGAACAAGCATTTAAGGGCATCAGAAGAGGCTTCCTGGAGGAAGTGGACATGAGCTGGGccttgaagaaaaggaaggatttaATTTAGCAGAGATGGGAATCCATTGGGAGAGAATCTGCAAATATGGAAAGAcaggaaaagtcaaaatgaaAGTAGGGAATGAGTCTAGGCCTGGTTGAATTTATGAAAGGCTATGGGATGAGTTAAGGTAAGGATAGACTGTAATCAGATTACAGAGTACCTTACATACCAGGCCAgtgaattcttattttattcattaggCAAAAATCACTTTATGTGTGGAAACAAGATGCAATACAGTCAGAGCTGGGCCTCAGGAGGTTATAGATACAGCCAGAATGTATTCTGAAAGACGATGATACAGAGAGAGCAGGATCCGACTTAGGGCAGTTGGGAAGAGATAAAGGCTTCAGCCCACAGAGGCAGTTGAAAGATGAGAGAACACTAAGTGTGTTGTGAGGGTGGTGTCAACAACTCGGCAACTAAGGAATATGATGGGTGTAGAGAAAGCTTCAAAAAGGTCTCTGGAACTTTGAGCCTGTGTGACTGTGAGGctggtgagaaagagagagaggtttGGAAGAGAAACAATGATTTTAGTCTCGAATCTGCTGAGCTTCCAGTTGGAGGGAATGTTCCTTCTTCACCTGGGTCTGGAGCATTGGGGATCTAGACAAGGTCTGTGTATGGATACAGTGGTCAGTTGGAGCTGGGTCTAGATGAAAAGGTGAAGGGATAACTGGTCCAATCTCTCCTGTAGGTTTGCTCAATGCCACATATGGCCAGGGTTGGATAGATCATCGAAGGCTCGCCGTGAATAGCTTTCGCTGTTTTGGTTCTGGTCAGAAATCCTTTGAATCCAAAATTGCTGAAGAAGCCAAGTGCTTCATTGATGCTGTTGACACATATAAAGGGAAACCCTTTGACCCAAAGCAGTTGATAACAAATGCTGTTTCAAACATCACCAACATGATTATTTTTGGAGAACGTTTTTCCTATGAAGACACAGAATTTCAGCATATGATTGACATCTTTAGTGAGAATGTGGAGTTGGCTGCCAGTGCCTCTGTCTTCTTGTATAATTCTTTCCCCTGGATTGGCATCTTCCCCTTTGGGAAACACCAGCAACTTTTTAAGAATGCAGCTGTGGTCTATGATTTTCTCGCTAGGATTATTGAAAAGGTGTCAGCCAATAGGAAACCACAGTCACCTCAACATTTTGTAGATGCATATTTGGATGAGATGGATAAAGGTAGAAATGATCCAGGCTCCACATATTCCAAGGAAAACCTGATTTTCTCTGTGGGGGAACTCATCATCGCTGGAACAGAAACAACCACCAATGTACTAAGATGGGCAGTTCTTTTTATGGGTCTTTATCCTAACATACAAGGtgagaaatttattttgaagCTTGGGGACCATATTTATGGAGGCTGGGATGGGAATCTCTTCTGTGAAGGAAAGGACACTTGATTTGGACTCACATATTTACTATctatccatgtgaccttgagttaatcatttaatctcttcagGCCTCTTTCCTCAGTGGGACTAGATGACCCCTGAGGACCCTTTCAGCTCTAACCCTGTCTATGATCTACATTCAAAGTACAGACTAAATTTATTCccaaatgaagaagaagaagaagaagaagatgacaCACAgttgatattcttttttcctcctttccccttcagGGTCTGTTactgttttaaaatttaacaaaatcttATTTGTGTGTACTAGACTTTTACTAGGAAAAATGATTGCCCAGAATACTACCTGGAAGCACCATAGATTGTATAGCTGTAGATCATCTGTTCCAATATTCCCTtttaaaaggaggggaaaaaatctgaCTGGGAACATCAGCCTGAAATCTACTAAATTAGAATATTTTCAGAGCTGTCTATTGTTATCTTCCCTCTCAGTTACAAAGGGCTTCAAAAGTTTGAGGTCAAAGGAATGTAAAACTTTATGattttaataattgcctaataaCTTGCCCCCCTTTTCTATAATAGGGCAAGTTCACAAAGAGATTGATTTAATTGTGGGTCCCAATAGGACACCTTCTCTGGAGGACAAGTCCCGAATGCCATTTACTGAGGCCGTTTTGCATGAAGTTTTGCGGTTCTGTAACGTGGTCCCACTGGGTATTTTCCATGCAACTTCTCAAGACACAGTTGTACGTGGTTATTCTATTCCTCGGGGCACTACAGTCATTACAAATCTTTATTCTGTTCACTTTGACAAAAAGTATTGGAAAGACCCAGAAGTATTTTATCCAGAGCGGTTTCTGGACAGCCACGGACAATTTGTTAAGAAAGAAGCACTGATTCCTTTCTCACTAGGTAAGCTCTTCTTTATACCTCCATAAGGTGTGAGGGTCTCTGGGACCCTTAGCTAGTCTATAGCAACAAACTTCACTACTGACCTTCACCTTGGAAGAGCCTCACCTGCTGCTTCTTGGGAGAGGGGCTTTGTGAATGAATGGTCTTGAAGCTGGCCAGAATAATGATAAaacttaatcatttttaaaatgtatttaagcTGAATTTTGGAACAATCATGACCATACCCTCAGAGTTATTGTAAAGAAAGCTTATTGTCAGTCGTAATGCACTCAGAAATAAGTGCCGTCAGATTAATAGTAGAATAGCACAACCATTGTCATCATCACTACATTCAGAGAGCATGTTACAAACATTATGAGAGAGGGGCACTATTATTAGAATATCTTCCACAccttacagatgtggaaactgagatagagattAGAGTGACTTGCTGGtttcacacagctactaagtgctAAGGCAGGATTTTAATTCCGATCTTCTGGCCTAAAGTCAGCTCTCTATTCTTGGACTACATAGCAAACCAAGAAATACTGAGGACTGTGCAGATCATCAATCAATCGATAAACTTGTAAAATTCTTTCAGTGTTGGGCATATGCTAAGTATTAGGAATCTAAAAAGGGGCAAAAGaccatacacacatatgtatatgtgtgtgtgaatacatatatatatacacacacaagttACATAGAGGATAAATAGGAAGTGAGAGGAGGTACCAGAATTAAAAGGGATTGGGAACagcttcctatttaaaaaaatgggattttCCTTGGGGCTTAGTTAAAGAAATCCAGGGAAGTTCATAGGCAAAGattaggaggaagagaattccagttgggggagtggggaggaggcaGAGGAAATGTAGGGAGCAGAGGGCAGATGAATATTCTTCATGAAGCAGtaaagaggccagtgtcactggatggaAGCGTACAGGGTGATGAGGAAAGTGTAAAAAGACTCAGAAAGTAGGAAAGggctagattatgaagggtttgGAATCAAACAAAGTCTTTGATATTTGGTCCAGGAGATGATAGGAGCcaccactggagtttactgaatgggggggggggggggcgggagggTGACATTGTTAGaccttcattttaggaaaatcacttggtTGGCTGAGCAGAGGATGAACtgcagtggggagagacttgaggtaggcaGACCCACCAACAACTATTGGGACCGTCCAGGTGTGAGGGCATGAGATTTGGTACCAAAGTGGACCTAGCACTGGGACCATAATCTTGAGACTGAACTTTGAGGCCAGCAACCACTTCCCTATCCCACAAAGATCGGATAAGATAAGGAGTTCCACAGAAGAAggcatcttcttgggggggggggcagtgtcaGAGGACAGAGGGGACCATGTTTGAGAGATGATGCACAGCAAGCCTTGGCAACAACTTGGATTTGGTGTGTGTGGGGTTGGGAGTGGTGAAACATAGTAgatgtttagtaaatgtttattgattggtatCACCAAATTCTTTGTCCAACACCTCCATTtgaatgatatataatatattaaggGGTGAGGTGGGGGGAGAAGACTTCAACTGTTTCATGTGGGGggaaagattgatttttttcccttctactcAGGAAGAAGACATTGTCTTGGAGAACAACTGGCCAGGatggaaatgtttttgttttttacatcattGCTTCAACGATTCCACTTGCATTTTCCACACAATGTGGTTCCAAATCTCAAACCAAAATTAGGCATGACATTGCAGCCACTACCATACCTCCTCTGTGCAGAAAGACGGTAGCCAAAGAACAGCTATGTTAGACTATGAAAGATTCTGCTCCCTGCTCAGAACTTGAGCAATTTGTCCCATTATcataattgtatttaaaattattttccaaagtaTAAATTGAGAAGTGCAAATGTGAGATGGAGTTCTATAAATTTACAGTTGTACTCCCAAACCCAGTTTGCTAACTCCCTCCACATTTTAATCTAGATTCCTGATTTTCCAGGAATGTGTATCCAGAGAGGGACCTGCCAGCCAAGCCTCTGCCCTCTCTCTTTGGTGGACGTGTTAGAGAAAGAATATATAATGGGAAGAAAGATTTTCTTgtgggggaagaggggagtgAGATTTGATCCCTTCAGCAAATCCCAGCCTTTGTCCTTCCTGGCTTCAGTTAGACCCTTCTTCAGGTAAAATTGTTACTTGTTTCCAAACTGGAAAAATTTAATGTTAAATAATGAAACTAATGTTGATGAAATAAAAACAGCTGATTTGTCTCTTAGGATTCCCTTGTTCACACAAGAATCTCTATTCTGCCTGGTTTTCTCATTCAGCAGTTGTTTGCAACCATAAACAGTAACAGATTATAATATTTGTCAAAATACTCTGCCCCCTGGGGAAAAGTAATCAGTACTATCAGTTATTTTCAAGTCATTGCCTCAAAACAAGTTGTTGTGGTGACTGTAAACAAAGCTTGGTGTGGTTTCAGGAAAGGGACTGAAAGCAAAAGAGAGAAGTCCATTCAGTGGACATCCTCCCTCAAGCCAGGTCAGGCTCATGCTTAGCTTCATTGTCTGAAGGGACCTCACAGTTCAGCAGGTTCGAGCCTTTGGATTACAAAAGAGACAAATCCAGGCATTCTGAATTCAGGGTCCTTCCTACACTAAGGAATGGCAGGGAAGTAGAGGCTCTCAAACTAAGGTAAGGGCCAGATGAGCAATTTCCTGCCTCTCTTACCAAACTCAATCATTGGAAAACACAAACATGGTCCTTCTGC
The Macrotis lagotis isolate mMagLag1 chromosome 3, bilby.v1.9.chrom.fasta, whole genome shotgun sequence genome window above contains:
- the CYP2R1 gene encoding vitamin D 25-hydroxylase yields the protein MRLLRSAAGGAGGRGATGPGPGPAALGGSALLLLLPLLLLLLLLLLLLRRPRRPAGFPPGPPGLPLLGHICALAAELPHVYMERQSRLHGQIFSLNLGGLFTVVLNGYDMVKECLVHQSEIFADRPALPLFKKLTKMGGLLNATYGQGWIDHRRLAVNSFRCFGSGQKSFESKIAEEAKCFIDAVDTYKGKPFDPKQLITNAVSNITNMIIFGERFSYEDTEFQHMIDIFSENVELAASASVFLYNSFPWIGIFPFGKHQQLFKNAAVVYDFLARIIEKVSANRKPQSPQHFVDAYLDEMDKGRNDPGSTYSKENLIFSVGELIIAGTETTTNVLRWAVLFMGLYPNIQGQVHKEIDLIVGPNRTPSLEDKSRMPFTEAVLHEVLRFCNVVPLGIFHATSQDTVVRGYSIPRGTTVITNLYSVHFDKKYWKDPEVFYPERFLDSHGQFVKKEALIPFSLGRRHCLGEQLARMEMFLFFTSLLQRFHLHFPHNVVPNLKPKLGMTLQPLPYLLCAERR